A genomic region of Helicobacter sp. 12S02232-10 contains the following coding sequences:
- the rnhA gene encoding ribonuclease HI, producing the protein MKQINIFCDGSSLGNPGPGGYCGILQYGENERIIQGGEKMTTNNRMELKAVNESLKCLKEPCKISLYSDSKYVCDGINLWLNAWVKKNFLKVKNPDLWKQYLILSGPHSVQAIWIKGHSGHIENERCDQIAKSEALKYKKDENGQTK; encoded by the coding sequence ATGAAGCAAATCAATATTTTTTGCGATGGATCTTCTCTTGGGAATCCTGGACCTGGTGGGTATTGCGGTATTTTACAGTATGGAGAAAATGAACGCATTATTCAAGGTGGAGAAAAGATGACAACAAACAATCGAATGGAATTAAAAGCAGTCAATGAATCTCTTAAGTGCCTTAAAGAACCCTGCAAGATCAGTCTTTATAGCGATTCAAAATATGTTTGTGATGGTATCAATCTTTGGTTGAATGCTTGGGTGAAAAAAAACTTTTTAAAGGTGAAAAATCCTGATTTATGGAAACAATATCTCATTCTTTCTGGACCCCATTCTGTTCAAGCTATTTGGATCAAGGGACATAGCGGGCATATTGAAAATGAAAGATGTGATCAAATTGCTAAATCTGAAGCTTTAAAATATAAAAAGGATGAAAATGGACAAACCAAGTGA